The following are encoded in a window of Acipenser ruthenus chromosome 26, fAciRut3.2 maternal haplotype, whole genome shotgun sequence genomic DNA:
- the LOC117430587 gene encoding mediator of RNA polymerase II transcription subunit 12-like isoform X1 codes for MAAFGILSCEHRPLKRPRLGPPDVYPQDPKQKEDELTALNVKQGFNNQPAVSGDEHGSAKNVNFNPSKISSNFSSIIAEKLRCNTFPDTGKRKPQVNQKDNFWLVTARSQSSINNWFTDLAGTKPLTQLAKKVPIFSKKEEVFGYLAKYTVPVMRAAWLIKMTCAYYAAITETKVKKRHVIDPCIEWTQIITKYLWEQLQKVAEFYRQSSSQGCGSPLPATPVEVETAMKQWEYNEKLAMFMFQDGMLDRHEFLTWVLECFEKIRPGEDELLKLLLPLMLQYSGEFVQSAYLSRRLAYFCTRRLALLLSDGSVGPGPGGHQAHGISAQPGNALPQTPTPQPAGGNQPQTPFTDFYICPQHRPLVFGLSCMLQSIVLCCPSALVWHYSLMDSRNKTGSPLDLLPIAPSNLPMPGGNTSFTQQVRAKVREIEEQIKERGQAVEVRWSFDKCQETTAGFTIGRVLHTLEVLDSHSFEKSDFSNSLDSLYNRIFGAGQSKDGHEMSPDDDAVVTLLCEWAVSCKRSGRHRAMVVAKLLEKRQAEIEAERCGESEVVDEKGSVSSGSLSAATLPVFQDVLLQFLDTQAPTLTEPGNESERVEFSNLVLLFCELIRHDVFSHNIYMCTLISRGDLASDSHLPRPRSPSEEPADESDRKEQEAGGGGKMEDAGLSESMEIDQNSSAIFDEMFSPPMHCESKGSPSPEKPTPEQDGKTLAKDKGPDPAFPLVYELPRHIQYATHFPIPQEESASHECNQRLVVLYGVGKQRDEARHAIKKITKDILKVLNRKSTAETGGEEGQKRKRNKPEAFPTAEDIFSKFQHLSHFDQHQVTSQVSRNVLEQITSFALGMSYHLPLVQHIQFIFDLMEYSLNISGLIDFAIQLLNELSLVEAELLLKSSSLVGSYTTGLCLGIVAVLRRYHSCLILNPDQTAQVFDGLRIVVKHGVNPADCSSAERCILAYLYDLYTSCSHLKSKFGEIFSDFCSKVKNSIYCNIDPSDSNMLWDPEFMIDTIENPSAHNFSHSMAGKILNDNPANRYSFVCNVLMYVCVGHHDPERVNDIGILCAELTAYCRSLSAEWLGVLKALCCSSNNGNCGFNDLLCNVDVSDLSFHDSLATFVAILIARQCLLLEDLVRCVAIPSLLNAACSEQDSEPGARLTCRILLHLFKTPQRNPCHQDNSKSDKPTVGIRSSCDRHLLAASQNSIVVGAVFAVLKAVFMLGDAELKGSGFSHPAGLDDITEDDLCSKKTGGRSVSIETASLDAYAKYVLKSICQQEWVGERCLKSLSEDSSALQDPVLVNIQAQRLLQLICYPHRQLDSEEGDNPQRQRIKRILQNMDQWTMRQSSLELQLMIKQSTGNELNSLLENIAKATIEVFQKSAEMNSSNPSGNGSAGPGNIGSAVTNSNNASKLKPVLSSSERSGVWLVAPLIAKLATSVQGHVLKAAGEELEKGQHLGSSSRKERDRQKQKSMSLLSQQPFLSLVLTCLKGQDEQREGLLTSLYSQVQQIVTNWREDQYQDDCKAKQLMHEALKLRLNLVGGMFDTVQRSTQQTTEWAVLLLDIISSGTVDMQSNNELFTTVLDMLSVLINGTLAADMSSISQGSMEENKRAYMNLVKKLRKELGDRQSESLEKVRQLLPLPKQTRDVITCEPQGSLIDTKGNKIAGFDSLFKKEGLQVSTKQKISPWDVFEGLKHSAPLSWGWFGTVRVDRKVTKFEEQQRLLLYHTHLKPKPRSYYLEPLPLPPEEEEPPTPVPPEPEKKPIEAVKPEKIAPATTDSSKKKPSKKKRNQSTSKTEDYGASTQRGVSYVGGMPPDLVHAQSGHPFNRMGYVQPPMGMYTQNQPLPAGGPRLDTTYRPSRTISMGKLMPNRPPYTGMMPGMPGTMTGMMGLDQQQYKMGPYKQPPMAQGQMLRQQLQAKLQSQGMLGQQVRQMAPNPPYGGMQPSQNMSQGYTTYGSHMGMQQHPSQPTGMVPPTYTNQPFQGGHPGANPAMVDPLRQMQQRPSGYVHQQAPGYGHPIQNTQRFSHPPIQQTPMMPGMTHMTNQGVHAGMRSTPMLAEQQQQQQQQQQQQQQQQQQQQYLRQQQALRQQQQQQQQVQQQQQQQQQQQQQVQQQQQQQQVQQQVQQQQVQQQQQQQQQQQQQQQQVSAAQPPAQAQALGMQPLPPQQPMFPRQGMQQTQQQQQTAALVRQLQQQLSNTQPQQNTTTYY; via the exons ATGGCCGCTTTCGGGATCCTAAGTTGCGAACACCGGCCCCTGAAGCGGCCAAGACTTGGGCCTCCCGATGTTTATCCACAGGACCCCAAGCAGAAAGAG GATGAGTTGACAGCACTGAATGTGAAACAGGGGTTCAATAACCAGCCGGCAGTTTCGGGGGACGAACATGGCAGTGCGAAAAATGTCAACTTTAACCCCTCCAAG ATCAGTTCGAATTTCAGCAGCATTATTGCTGAGAAGCTGCGGTGCAACACATTCCCTGACACAGGCAAGAGGAAACCCCAAGTCAACCAGAAGGATAATTTCTGGCTGGTTACAGCGAGATCCCAGAGCTCCATCAACAACTGGTTCACAGACCTAGCAGGAACTAAACCCCTCACCCAGCTCGCCAAGAAG GTGCCGATATTCAGTAAGAAGGAGGAGGTGTTTGGCTATTTGGCAAAATACACTGTGCCGGTTATGCGGGCGGCCTGGCTAATCAAAATGACATGCGCATACTACGCTGCCATCACCGAGACCAAAGTGAAGAAGAGGCATGTGATCGACCCCTGCATAG AGTGGACACAAATAATCACCAAGTACCTCTGGGAGCAGCTCCAGAAAGTAGCTGAGTTTTACCGGCAGTCGTCCAGCCAGGGCTGTGGCTCTCCACTACCAGCCACACCAGTGGAGGTGGAGACTGCAATGAAACAGTGGGAGTACAACGAGAAACTAGCCATGTTCATGTTCCAG GACGGCATGCTGGACAGACACGAGTTCCTGACCTGGGTTCTCGAGTGCTTTGAGAAGATCAGGCCTGGAGAGGACGAGCTACTGAAGCTGCTCCTGCCCCTCATGCTGCAG TACTCTGGAGAGTTTGTGCAGTCTGCCTACCTCTCGAGGCGACTGGCCTATTTCTGCACTCGCCGGCTAGCGTTACTGCTGAGTGATGGGAGTGTGGGTCCAGGACCGGGAGGGCACCAGGCCCACGGGATCTCAGCACAGCCTGGGAACGCTCTGCCACAGACGCCAACCCCCCAACCTGCTGGGGGGAACCAGCCCCAAACTCCCTTCACCGACTTCTACATCTGCCCGCAGCACCGGCCTCTGGTCTTTGGACTTAGCTGCATGTTACAG AGTATCGTGCTGTGCTGCCCCAGTGCTCTAGTGTGGCACTACTCCCTAATGGACAGCAGGAACAAGACTGGCTCGCCTTTGGATCTGCTGCCCATAGCACCATCCAACCTGCCCATGCCAGGGGGGAACACGTCCTTTACACAGCAG GTCAGAGCAAAGGTTAGAGAGATTGAGGAGCAGATCAAAGAGCGTGGCCAGGCTGTGGAAGTCAGGTGGTCGTTCGATAAGTGCCAGGAAACCACAGCAG GGTTCACGATTGGACGCGTCCTGCACACTCTGGAGGTCCTGGACAGCCACAGCTTCGAGAAGTCTGACTTCAGCAACTCCTTGGACTCCCTCTACAACCGCATCTTTGGCGCGGGCCAGAGCAAGGACGGTCACGAG ATGTCCCCGGATGATGACGCGGTGGTGACCCTGCTGTGCGAGTGGGCGGTGAGTTGCAAGAGGTCTGGGCGGCACCGAGCCATGGTGGTGGCAAAACTCCTAGAGAAGAGGCAGGCTGAGATCGAGGCCGAG AGGTGTGGGGAGTCTGAAGTCGTGGATGAGAAGGGCTCTGTTTCCTCAGGATCACTTTCTGCTGCTACTCTGCCAGTCTTCCAGGACGTCTTGCTGCAGTTCCTGGACACGCAGGCTCCCACACTCA ctGAGCCAGGGAATGAGAGTGAGCGTGTGGAGTTCTCGAACCTGGTGCTCCTGTTCTGTGAACTCATCCGGCATGACGTTTTCTCGCACAACATCTACATGTGCACGCTGATCTCGCGAGGGGACCTGGCCTCTGACTCCCACCTTCCCCGCCCCCGCTCCCCCAGCGAGGAGCCTGCTGACGAGTCAGACCGCAAGGAGCAAGAGGCTGGGGGTGGGGGCAAGATGGAG GATGCTGGCCTCTCCGAGTCAATGGAGATTGATCAGAACTCCAGCGCCATTTTCGACGAG ATGTTCTCTCCTCCGATGCACTGTGAGTCCAAGGGCAGCCCCTCCCCGGAGAAACCCACCCCAGAACAGGATGGGAAAACTCTGGCCAAGGACAAGGGCCCCGACCCGGCATTCCCCCTGGTGTACGAGCTGCCTCGGCACATCCAGTACGCAACGCACTTCCCCATCCCCCAG GAGGAGAGTGCCAGCCACGAGTGTAACCAGCGGTTAGTGGTTCTGTACGGTGTGGGGAAGCAGCGAGACGAAGCACGGCACGCCATCAAGAAAATCACCAAAGATATCCTGAAGGTGCTGAACCGGAAAAGCACAGCAGAAACTG GAGGTGAAGAAGGACAGAAGCGGAAGAGGAATAAGCCCGAAGCTTTCCCCACAGCTGAAGATATCTTCTCCAAATTCCAGCATCTCTCCCACTTCGACCAGCACCAGGTCACCTCTCAG GTGTCTCGGAATGTCCTGGAACAGATCACCAGCTTTGCCTTGGGGATGTCATACCACCTGCCACTGGTCCAGCACATCCAGTTCATCTTCGACCTCATGGAATACTCCCTCAACATCAGTGGCCTCATTGACTTTGCCATTCAG CTTCTGAACGAGCTAAGCCTGGTGGAGGCGGAGCTGCTGCTGAAGTCCTCCAGCCTGGTTGGCAGCTACACCACAGGGCTGTGCCTGGGCATCGTGGCCGTGCTTCGGAGGTACCACTCCTGCCTCATTCTCAACCCCGACCAGACGGCACAGGTCTTTGACGG GTTGCGTATTGTGGTGAAGCATGGAGTGAACCCTGCAGACTGCTCCTCGGCAGAGCGCTGCATCCTGGCCTACCTGTACGACCTCTACACCTCCTGCAGCCATCTCAAGAGCAAGTTCGGGGAGATCTTCAG TGATTTCTGCTCAAAGGTGAAGAACTCCATATACTGCAACATTGACCCGTCAGACTCCAACATGCTGTGGGACCCCGAGTTCATGATCGACACCATCGAGAATCCCTCGGCTCACAACTTCAGCCACTCCATGGCAGGCAAGATCCTCAACGACAACCCAGCCAACCGTTACAGCTTTGTGTGCAATGTGCTCATGTACGTGTGTGTGGGCCACCACGACCCCGAGAG AGTGAATGACATTGGGATCCTGTGTGCAGAGCTCACTGCCTACTGTCGGTCCCTGAGTGCGGAGTGGCTGGGCGTACTCAAGGCtctctgctgctcctccaacaaCGGAAACTGTGGCTTCAATGACCTGCTCTGCAACGTGGAT GTGAGTGATCTCTCTTTCCATGACTCCCTGGCGACCTTTGTTGCGATCTTGATTGCCCGCCAGTGCCTGCTGTTGGAGGATCTGGTCCGCTGTGTGGCGATTCCTTCACTTCTTAATGCAG CCTGCAGTGAGCAGGATTCGGAACCCGGTGCCAGGCTAACCTGCAGGATTCTCCTCCATCTCTTCAAAACCCCGCAGCGCAACCCCTGCCATCAGGACAACAGCAAGTCAG ATAAGCCCACGGTTGGAATCCGGTCCTCCTGTGATCGCCACTTACTGGCTGCTTCCCAGAACAGCATTGTGGTAGGAGCTGTCTTTGCAGTCCTGAAGGCAGTCTTCATGTTGG GTGATGCTGAATTGAAGGGCTCGGGGTTCTCTCACCCTGCGGGGCTGGATGACATTACGGAAGATGACCTGTGCTCCAAGAAGACAGGTGGCCGCTCAGTCTCTATAGAAACGGCTAGCTTGGATGCGTATGCCAAGTACGTGCTGAAGAGTATCTGCCAGCAG GAGTGGGTGGGGGAGCGCTGCCTCAAGTCTCTCTCGGAGGACAGCAGTGCTCTGCAGGACCCCGTCCTCGTCAACATCCAGGCCCAGCGCCTCCTGCAACTCATCTGCTACCCGCACCGGCAGCTGGACAGCGAGGAGGGGGATAACCCGCAGAGACAGAGGATCAAACGCATCCTGCAG AATATGGATCAGTGGACCATGAGACAATCCTCTTTGGAGCTCCAGCTCATGATCAAACAGAGCACAGGCAAT GAGTTAAACTCCCTGCTGGAGAACATTGCGAAGGCGACTATCGAGGTGTTCCAGAAATCAGCCGAGATGAACTCCAGCAACCCCTCTGGGAACGGGTCAGCGGGGCCGGGCAACATCGGCAGCGCAGTGACCAACAGCAACAACGCCAGCAAGCTGAAGCCAGTCCTGAG CTCGTCAGAGCGCTCAGGAGTCTGGCTGGTGGCCCCCCTCATCGCCAAGCTAGCCACGTCTGTGCAGGGCCACGTGCTGAAGGCTGCGGGAGAGGAGCTGGAGAAGGGGCAGCACCTGGGATCCTCGTCCCGCAAGGAGAGGGACCGGCAGAAACAGAAGAG CATGTCTCTGCTGAGCCAGCAGCCCTTCCTGTCACTGGTGCTGACGTGCCTGAAAGGGCAGGACGAGCAGAGAGAGGGGCTCCTCACCTCCCTCTACAGCCAGGTCCAGCAG ATTGTCACCAACTGGCGCGAGGACCAGTATCAGGATGACTGTAAAGCCAAACAGCTGATGCATGAAGCCTTGAAACTGCGGCTCAACCTG GTGGGAGGCATGTTCGACACGGTCCAGCGCAGCACCCAACAGACCACCGAGTGGGCCGTCCTCCTCCTGGACATCATCAGCAGTGGCACGGTCGACATGCAGTCCAACAA CGAGCTGTTCACCACAGTACTGGACATGCTCAGTGTTCTCATTAATGGCACTCTGGCGGCTGACATGTCCAGCATCTCTCAGGGCAGCATGGAGGAGAACAAGAGGGCCTACATGAACCTGGTCAAGAAACTCAGG AAAGAGCTTGGGGACAGACAATCGGAGAGCCTGGAGAAGGTGCGTCAGCTGCTCCCCCTCCCCAAACAGACCCGGGACGTCATCACCTGCGAGCCCCAGGGCTCCCTCATCGACACCAAAGGGAACAAGATTGCCGGCTTCGACTCGCTCTTCAAGAAGGAG GGTTTACAGGTGTCAACGAAACAGAAGATCTCCCCCTGGGACGTGTTCGAGGGTCTAAAGCACTCCGCGCCGCTGTCCTGGGGCTGGTTCGGGACGGTGCGTGTAGACCGCAAGGTGACCAAGTTTGAGGAGCAGCAGCGCCTCCTGCTCTATCACACCCACCTGAAGCCCAAACCGCGCAGCTACTACCTGGAGCCCCTGCCTCTGCCCCCCGAGGAGGAGGAGCCCCCTACCCCCGTCCCGCCCGAGCCCGAGAAGAAGCCCATCGAGGCCGTCAAGCCGGAGAAGATCGCCCCCGCCACCACAGACTCCAGCAAGAAGAAACCGAGCAAGAAGAAGCGCAACCAGTCCACCAGCAAGACAGAG GATTATGGTGCCAGCACACAGCGTGGGGTATCCTATGTGGGAGGGATGCCACCAGACCTCGTGCATGCCCAGTCAGGACACCCCTTTAACAGGATGGGGTACGTGCAACCCCCAATGGGGATGTACACACAGAACCAGCCTCTGCCAGCAG GAGGCCCCCGGTTGGACACGACGTATCGCCCCTCCCGCACCATTTCTATGGGGAAGTTGATGCCAAACCGCCCCCCTTACACTGGGATGATGCCTGGCATGCCGGGGACGATGACTGGGATGATGGGACTGGATCAGCAGCAGTACAAAATGGGACCTTACAAGCAGCCCCCTATGGCACAGGGGCAAATGCTGCGGCAGCAACTGCAGGCTAAACTG CAGAGCCAGGGCATGTTGGGGCAGCAGGTGCGACAGATGGCTCCTAATCCCCCCTATGGGGGGATGCAACCTTCACAG AATATGTCCCAAGGATATACCACCTATGGCTCTCACATGGGGATGCAGCAGCACCCCTCCCAGCCAACTGGAATGGTTCCTCCCACTTACACCAACCAGCCTTTCCAGGGTGGACACCCAGGTGCAAACCCAGCCATGGTGGACCCCCTTAGGCAGATGCAACAGAGGCCGAGTGGCTACGTTCATCAGCAGGCTCCGGGTTACGGGCACCCAATCCAGAACACACAGAG GTTTTCCCATCCGCCCATCCAGCAGACGCCCATGATGCCCGGAATGACTCACATGACCAACCAGGGTGTACACGCAGGAATGAGGTCGACGCCGATGCTGGcagagcagcagcaacagcagcagcaacaacagcaacaacagcagcagcagcagcagcagcagcaataccTGAGACAGCAGCAAGCTTTGAGG cagcagcagcaacagcagcagcaggttcagcagcagcaacagcaacaacagcagcagcagcagcaggttcagcagcagcaacaacagcaacaagttCAGCAACAAGTTCAGCAACAGCaggttcagcagcagcagcagcagcagcagcagcagcaacagcagcagcagcaggtatcCGCCGCTCAACCCCCAGCACAGGCACAGGCTCTGGGAATGCAGCCTCTGCCGCCCCAGCAACCCATG TTCCCCAGGCAGGGCATGCAGCAgacacagcagcaacaacagaCGGCAGCGCTGGTGCGACAGCTTCAACAGCAGCTCTCAA ATACTCAGCCCCAGCAGAACACTACCACGTATTACTGA